DNA sequence from the Nicotiana tomentosiformis chromosome 3, ASM39032v3, whole genome shotgun sequence genome:
cacaaaagctgaaaattcctgagccaaagccatacagtggagctcggaatgccaaagaagtggaaaatttcattttcgacatcgagcaatacttcgatgccgtgggaagcctggaagaagctaagaaggtagcaactgctgccatgtatcttcagggtgatgccaaactctggtggcgggtgaagtacgaagccatcaaggcaggtgaagatgccctcgacacatgggcggaactgaaggcagccatacgcctacagttcttccccgaaaatgttgagtatcgcatcgcgacccttgagggaacggttgacgcattacggcccatcgtggaaatggtgcccgatctaaaaaccagcctagtgcaaaggttggacgacctggaccgcagactcatccaggccgaagttgacatagaaaacatcagccgcgactctgaaggagaccggcaaacagcagccacagaggcagctgaaatttttggtaaatttgaggtcctccagcaggagcgtgccgaggatttagccaacagggaacaagaggcagacagggtgactgccatgcaacaaaccatagacaacttgacaggccagctcaatgttgttaATGCtactttacaaggcctacttcgaggaggcggaaaccaatttgggggtggtgtgaacctcgcccccatggcacaaaagctgaaaattcttgagccaaagccatacagtggagctcggaatgccaaagaagtgaaaaatttcattttcgacatcgagcaatacttcgatgccgtgggaagcctggaagaagctaagaaggtagcaactgctgccatgtatcttcagggtgatgccaaactctggtggcaggtgaagtacgaagccatcaaggcaggtgaggatgccctcgacacatgggcggaactgaaggcagccatacgcctacagttcttccccgaaaatgttgagtacaatgccaggagaaagttgcgggagctcagaccaaatcagtgcgagattacgtgcgggaattctccgcgctcatgctgaacatccgagacatgggggacaaagacaaactcttcaccttcctggcagggttgaaaccttatgcccggatggagttgcagagacaaagggtagacacgttgcctaaggcaatccaagcagcagagtgccttggggattaccaagtggaagctcggaaggataggcctcaacagcctgtccgaggaggatacaaagggggccaaccaaacactagtggccctagcagaagtggaggagaccggagtgcacccaaatccaaggctccctcttccggcagtactagtgctgcatctaacaacaatgatcgggggaggaagcccccctcaggatgtcgccattgcggcggaccacattggaataatgaatgtccacatgcacagatgaacgcccatcaaacttttgaggatgggacggatgacgacgccgatgatgcggaccagaccgagccagtaggtgcattcaatgcaattgttggctccatttctgagcccttagcgggaaccagtgccggtatccgcaagaagaaggacccctgtccaattgccaggaaaggaaataagaaggcaaatttgaggactcctcctcatcaagagaggaccctaatgttcgttgacatgaaggtaaatggcaagccaattcgggcaatgatagacacgggtgccacccacaactacttagcctcgactcaggtggagcgtcttggactagttgtaggaaagggcaaaggtcgtgtgaaggctatcaactcaccacctcaaccagtgggtggaatagccaaagaagtaccagtgaagcttggcccttatgaaggaaagttcaacctgcgcgtagtgatcatagatgactttgagttaatcgtggggttggaattcctgagacagaccaataccatgccgcaccgtatgcagacatgctactgatgatgggggcaaatggggccaagccctgcattattccgtgcattcccatgaagatggcagccgagaacatctcggccttgcagttgaagaagggggtaaaaagacatgaacccacgttcctggctaccctctgcatggaagatatagaacgctcctcgggtcccattcctgcacccgtgaaggagttacttctggaatttgaagacatcatgccacaagacatgccaaagcgtcttccgcctaggcgaactgtggaccatgagattgagttggtgccgggtgcgaagccacctgcccgggcgccatacagaatgtcacaacccgaactcgccgagcttcggagacaattgacggaaatgctagacacagggatcattgtgccctctaagtccccatacgggtcccctgtgctattccaaaagaaacatgatggtagtttgcgactctgcgtggattaccgggctctaaacaaaatcaccgtgaaaaacaagtaccctattccgctaatggcagacttgtttgatagactgggtggtgcgacggtattcaccaaaatagacctgaggacaggttattggcaagttcggattgccgatggtgatgagcacaagacgacctgtgtgacaagatatgggtcgtacgacttcctggttatgccctttggcttgactaacgcgccagccacattttgcaccttgatgaaccaagtcttccgagaatacattgatgaattcgtcgtggtttatttggatgacattgtggtatatagccagacactagaagaacacctggagcatttgcggaaggtcctagcccgattgcgggagcacgaattatatgcgaagctatccaagtgctcctttgctcagaaacaaattgacttcctcggacatgtcatcgaggaagggaggatcaagatggaccagcagaagattcaggccattacagaatggccgcctcctaaggatatacatgccttgaggtcgttccttggcctatgcaacttctatcggcggtttgtgaaaagttactccctcattgcagtgccgctgacagaacttctcaagaaggccaccccgtgggattggggcagaggccttcgacgcattgaagatggctatgtctagtagcccagtcttggccctccctgacttggccaagccattcgaagtgcaaacggatgcctccgactatgcacttggtggagtattgctacaagaagggcatcccgtagcgtacgagagccggaaactgaaggatgcagagcggcgctatgccgcccatgagaaagaattattggctgtcgttcattgcttacgcctttggaggcattatctactgggagccccattcgtggtcaagacagacaacacagccgttagccatttcatgacccagccaaagctgaatggacgacaggctaggtggcaggaactcctagcggaatttcacttcaacctggagtaccgaagtggaaagaccaatcatgttgctgatgcactcagtcggagagctgatctagcatcgatgtgtgtactcgccgccctaaagggaagcgaagtaaccaccaccataaaagaccagatacaggatctactcatcaaggatcctgctgcacagtatttggttgatttggtaggacagggcaagactcgccagttctacaccgaagatgggttcctgaaggtgaaagggaaccgactttatgttcctaaaggaggagatctgcgacggactcttcttgcagaatgccacgatactttgtgggccggtcatcccggcgaggaacgcaccatggcattacttcgccgtgcatattattggcctcaaatggtcgatgacgtcgctcagtatgtgaagacttgtctagtatgccagaaagataagtcagaccgcttgacgcaggcagggctcttggaaccactagctgtaccaaaaagaccttgggaaagcgtttccctggacttcatcaccggattgcccaaggtcggagatctcacaactatcttggttgtggtggatcggttttccaagtatgctacctttatagcagccccacaatatatatcagcagaagatacagctcgactattcttctctcatgtcgtcaagtattggggcttacctaaagacattgttagtgatcgcgactcacgcttcactagcaatttttggacccaactctttaagtgcctcgggtcaaaattgagtcatagctcaagttttcatccgcaatctgatggccagacggagcgattcaatggcatgctagaggaatatctccggcactttgtgaccggatcgcagaagaattgggtgaagcttctggatgctgctcaactgtgtttcaattcacaaaagagctcaagtaccaacaaaagcgcttttgaaattgttaccggacagcaaccgctactcccacacacagtgaacgcaccaaacatgtcaaaatctcctcgggctgccagcttctcaaaagaatggaagcaaaatttggagatagtgcggagctatcttgtcaaagcccaaaagcggatgaagaggcatgctgatcagaatcgccgctttgtggaataccaggtgggagacaaagtgatggtcaaaatcccaaagcggtacttgtttgcaggggtccatgaccctcgcctattgcaaaaatatattggacccttgtccattgaaaggcgcattgggaaagttgcataccgggtggataccccagcttggtggaaaatccatcctgttttccatgtcagtctcctgaaaccttttcgggaagatatggaggatccttcacgaagccaactcacaataccaagtattcgaggccccaattcaaccgggaaaaggcgtgctgaagctattcttgatgatcgagtgattcacgcctcaagaaaagatcaccaggagttcttggtgaaatggcagggatgtgatgtagaggagaatacttgggagaggggaacaaacctcaaagcctacaagagcctgattgatgattaccttgcaaggaaggcgccgaggacgtcgccaactcaggtgggggagagaatgtcatgggcggctttccagccatgccccatgatcccttggacgcgccccgtggcgtcctggccagcctcccaacgcccgtcgccacggtcggccccgtggtctcggcagctccaagtgacaagcgcgcatgtgcctctgtcgccccaccgatagccatcgccagcgcccagccacaggcaaaagccaacagcgccgcgcgcgcagacaatgccgcgcgcgcagaccctgatgctaaagacaaagttgctgccaacggacttgctgctgctttgtagaagactaagtccttttcattgtaaatatagagtagttttgctgcattttctttaagtgtgattttccagctttcataggtctagtcatgtaactttggtttattttttttaagcattattaagggggaccaagcaatcaaaactttcaagcaagcaaacaattctctgtactggtgtctctcccccccgacaccgtcttgttttctgtaatagctttcattcaatgcaatcaagctttctttcattctcaattctcttttctgctctctttcaattgctcatgacattggttttcccgtacggcactgacaatctagtctagcgtacggaggggacctcagttggcggacagcaaccgtactgacatcggttgcctagccttacgtcgcccttccaaggaacttcaggaaggcgccgcgtaacagtaagTATGAACAAATTCAGACTGTGAAACTGCGAATGGCTCATTAAATCAGTTATAGTTTGTTTGATGGTATCTACTACTCGGATAACCGTAGTAATTCTAGAGCTAATACGTGCAACAAACCCCGACTTCTGGAAGGGATGCATTTATTAGATAAAAGGTCGACGCGGGCTCTGCCCGTTGCTGCGATGATTCATGATAACTCGACggaaattcaattcaattataGGTACGACCTTGGTCCAATTATCAATCAAAGTAGGCTGAGGATAATTTGTACTAGGATAATTTTGGTATTAAGAGAAATAATCATAGCTGGATCTCTCATTCTTCTATTAGCTAGGGTTTTAGGAAGAAGTCACTGGCGATCTCTTGCAGCGTATATCAAATTACGTTTAATCTTCAATGTTTTCTTCACAATTTGGTGAAAACCAAGTATAGCCCCTCTTTCGTCCGCTAAAGATGCCAAAAGGAGTTAATCTAGAAACCAAAACCAGTGGAGTAATCATGACCATGAGAGGCATCTACTTCTACACCCCAAAAGCCCCTAATGAAATCGATAAAATATTTTGCTtggaaaaaagaggaagaagaaaacaatAAAACAATCAAAGCAGCCTTAACAGAGCAAAAAATCTGAAGAAAATCAAGGATAAATGTAAGTAGAATTCCTCTATCAGCCGAGGATGAAGACTGCAGATGGGTATAGTGAAGTTGGATTTTGAAGTATGCCGTTCTGCATTTTGGTTGTGACTTTTGTTTGACTTTTAGTGAACTCTATGGCTTTGATAGCAAAGTAGATtcctttttctcaatttattttGCTTATACTGAATTGGATTTTGGTATCACTCTTGCTTTCAGTTAAAGAGTTTGCTGTTGGAGTGCTTCATGCCTTTTTGAGTTTTTTTCCATTTCTTTGACTAGTCCCATTTTCTCCATTTAACTGGTCAAAAGTGCAAAAGATTTGAATCGCTGACAAAATTGTAAACAATGTCTTACTCAAGCAGCAGCATCAACTCCTCCACCTTGATGCGCTCCTCCACAAGCTTCTCTAGAAAGGCGATCCATGATCTTAACTTCCATTAGTTTGATCCATGATCTATCAAGGTTTCTCCCTTCTACTTCCCACCCTTTGGGCTCCAGTACCTTGGTCCTCTTCTTCAATAATTAAGAAAAAGCTTTTCTATTTTGTCTGTAGCTATAATTTTTCTCATAATTCACGAATTGCACAAGGTAGAAATTAACATTTGTCTATTACTGTTCATAATTGGACCAAACTGCAATTATGGTGTAATTGAAGGTCAGATGTGCTCAGCAAAGTTATACAGGAAGCAAAATTAGAATAACCCAAAAATTAAGGGACCAAAGCTGCTAttttcttaaatataaatatagcTGACGAAGTGATATGTAGTTATTGGGGAAACTAAGAATATATTTGTTAACAAATTAGAatagaaaattaaaatttaattgaAGTACCATATATCTGGTCACTAAATTTGAGTTAGAAACTTAAAATTGTATATTTGCATCTAAATAATAAATTGTAAATGATTTCTGAACTTGATTTACAAGATTAGTATTTACATGATTAGTATTCCGTTTTCTTATGCATACTTCATACCACTTAATGGTAATCTTTTAAATCCACTCTTCCAtataattattgttattattttagtttttttttataacGATGGTGCCCACTGCCCGGCTAGCTTGTGtgcacctcgactattccaccgGGTACCTTCTACATCCCGCCAGGTGACCTTGCCCACCAGCGCTTAgtcagatgggaagaaatcacctagtaatTTTTTTTATCTCTGATGAGATTTGAACTCTAGTCTCCAAGGTTTGTACACACTATGCCACATCCTTATGTGCTTTTTTGTTTAGTTAGTTTTTCTTGCATCACATGTATATTTCAATTATTTCCTCATTTACGCACTTTTCCTTCAATAAAGTGGACACTTTAAGTGCTTCATACTTAAAGCCCTAACAGGTGTTAGAGCTTTTTACCCTTTAGCCTTTGATAATCTGATTTGCCAGAGTTAGCAGCATATGGAAAGTGATAAATGGTGGAAGCGGATGAGCAGATTAAGCTGCTTATTTTTCCCTTTGTGATTGATTTCCTTCTTATTCCGTCCTACTCTAGAGATTCTGGGCAGGTTCACTATCCTGAAACCCATTATCATTTTAACATCTTTTCTTTTAATACAGAACAAAAGGATAGTTGGCAAAGTCCCTGTAAAGGAGAGATATAACAATATATAAGAGATGGTCTTTGCAGAATTCTAGCAAGCAAAAGAAGTCCAGCTGTAGAGcttcacaaaaaaaaaagtacACCGAGCAGATCACTAAGAGAGACATCCTTGTTTGTTGTCAACAGAATTACTAGGAATGAGAGGGAGCATTGAGGAGGCTAGAGAGTCTTCccaagctttttttttttttataaggttCGTTTTTTATtttggagaaatttcttcttcttttttttttttgtgaaaagGTCTTCCCCCAAGCTATTTTGGTGAAGCAGTAATAACATATGGAATATAGACTCAATAAATTTCTCCTAGAAACTCATTAAGGGATGGCAACAAGTATGCTTTCAGCTACTTCTCACTGAAGGCAAGTAGATAGAGTCTTAACTCAAACATCTGGTAGAAACTCAAAGCCCTTTAAGCGACCATCCTTAATTCCTCaaaattttactttttctttatcAAGTTTTCCTTAAAAAATCACTTGTAAGCAGCAACAAAGAAATGTCGCAATGCCGCACACGCTCAGTAGAAAACAAAGAACATAAACAGTACTCATGTACAATATAACACCATTCAGTCATTATCTGGTAAAACACACAACATTTCATCAGGCAACAAACAAGATGCCGACAATTACATACAGCAGTCTATTACCTTGTCAAGAGTCTGAGCGTTCAGCACATATACTGGAGGCGCAACAAGTTTAATTTTAACTGGGCAATCCTGATTACCGGCAGCTTCAGCTTTATGCATTGCTTCCTGAATCAGATGGTTAATAAACCATCAGTGCAAATTTAAGTAGTCAATGTTCAAAAAAACTATGCCCTCTACAAGTGTTGACAATAGGTTGAAGAAATAAATAATCACATGAAAAAATGATTCCAACTTTAATAACCTTAATGTGAATAACACCATCAAACTGAAAACATTTCATCTCAATATCTGCTCGGATCTTCAACGGTTGTGGGGTCATCCTCCTCCTAATGTTCTTGACTAATACATCTTTAACTTTCTCTGATAGAGCAGGAACCACCTTAGTAACCTTTGGAAGAATAAGACAGTATACATCATTTTAACACCAATGGAAGAAACTAACCTAGAAAATGATATGACAAAAGACTACCTCCTGCCCGTCGGGGCCAGTTTCTTTAATTTCACGGGTGAGGGAATTAAGGATTGGATCTGGATCGTTGACAATTAGTTTGAATGCCTGGGAATCAAAACCAAGAAATCTACAAATGACAAATCTTGATAGTCGTTAGAGAAAAAAAGGGAGATTGGAAACAGATACCAATTCTCACCTCAATAGCATGACCATATTTTCTGTATAAAGGCCAACCAACATGGACATAAAGGTCCTGCAATAAACAGATCAGATGATTAATCGAAATTCGAGAGAAGAAATTCTAAAGATCTGGACAGCTTCAAGAAAAAAGAATTGATCTGAGCATAATAGCACAGAGCAGAAAGTAGATCATGCACAAACAATGCTTGCGTTCAGAAAAGAAAGCAAATAGAACAGTTTAATCTGCACCACCTCCCTGACCAGTAAATTACGATGATACTTTGAACAATGCTCCCAGCAACCAATCCAgcagaaagaaaagaaaacagtCAAGATGCTTCTctattaattcaaaaaaaaatccaCCAGATATCTCTGTTATTTTAATTTTGAAGCATGGTGCTAGGAATTAGCCTCATGCTTCGAAATGGACATTGCTGTTAAAACCAAAGCAGCAAAAAGTGCTTAGCAAAAACAAGGGGCATATAAATAAACAGTTTCCACATTGCACTTCCTCTGATCCAGCATCAATTTGCTTCATCAAACAAATGAAAACAGTCATGATGTTTCTCTGTTATTTTAATTTTGAAGCAGGGGACTTGAAATGAGCCCAAGTAAATGCCAGCTAGTGTCCTAAAGCACGCTCCCTTTCTTTTGGTATCTCTCACTTGGAACCTGATTCGCAAAACGGATACAAAAAAAGTGCCAAGTTTTTTCCCAATCAAGAATCATTTCCCTCGGTGACTCTAGAAGGGGACCAACCAGGTCTTTATGTTGTTCCAGCGAAGGTCGTATCATAAGTTCGAGTTAAATATTAGGAGAGATATGATAAGGCACAATGCCTCAGAGATCTAGGTAGACCACAGTACCATAACTCAAAAATATAACAAAACTGAGGACAAACAGGAAGTAGAAATAAAGCAGCAGAGCACGGCATATGGTATCATGTCAACACATTACGGAGTAGTAGGGGCAGGgtaattgctaaattctcatatgTAGATAGCAAAATGATATGTGGTGGTAGTCAAAATCTTCCCTCTCACTTGCCCTACTCAAACAATTGATTTCTTCCTCTGAACGCTAACTTATTTGAAATTTGTCAATGCTCTCCCCACCACCCAGCCTGTGCCAAACATACACCCAATAGAACAGTTTCATCCTCCAATATATGTTCTTTAAATTGCACTGCACAACATTAGGCACAACAAATTGCAGTAGCAGCACAATTTTTGTCTTACTCCTCATCGACTCCCCAAAGAAATGAAATTACATCACGGTTTCAAAATGCacaacaataaattttgcatccTATGATTCTGAAACAACATGGAGCCTTAACATGGGATCCATTAGCAGTATCCGGCAAACAAAATGAGAACCTGAACGCTTAATGTGGCAATTAACTCAAATTGTCACTACAATGTAGGTAATAAATAAAGTAAACTCCTCTGATTACTCAGTGACTACACATGCACCTTCAAGACCCTTCACAAGGAGCCAAGCAAAGGAGCTTCAAGTGCTCGGGTTGTTGATCTCCAAGATGGACGCCACCAAGGATGTCATGGAGAGGTCTTTGACTTATTACACATTGCTAGAATACAAGGAAGGACCTCCAACAGAGATGGGAACTGAAGAAGAAGACATGGAGGAGCTGTGGCAGATTGCTGGAACTGGAGCTGAAGCTCATTTATTGCGATTGCGGAAGCATATAGCGATCGCACAAGAAGGCCTGAAGGATTTTCAGCGCGATCGGCACCTGTGGACACAATTGCGCAGAAGGATGACTGGAGCTCAGACTGGGAGGACATTGCACAGCACAATTGTGCAGGAGGGCCACATTGAAGCACGTTCACACACCTCTAAGCGCTCTGAAGACGGGCCAGATTCTGATTTTTTTTCCAAAGCGGTTAAATTACACCTTAAGCCACTCCTTAGGGCTATTTTAGGAATTACTTATACCTAAAATAGCTAGAGTACAAATTGTCAATTCTTGCTACTTCATAGGTTTAGATTTCAATGAACAAAGACAATGATGCCATTTAtcctttcctttacatttatgCATTTATGAGTTTAAGCTTTTAATTCCTTTACTACTTTCTTCAATTGCTTTGATTAGTAAGCACTTAGCGTTAATTGGTAAGTGATTTGGTTGTGAATTGCTTAATTGCATATTAACCTTTGCCCGGAATTTGCAAGAGTAATCAATCTCTTGAGGATCTCATAGTTAGGTGCATTCTTAACTGGGTTTAAAGGTTATTAGGGTTTCTTTATCCTAATTTCTATTAGATTCAAATTAATTTTGTGTCTAACTTCTATCTTCCATTTCCTTGTTTTTCTACACTATCCAGGTTTTTGCTTCCGTTTGTGATCACTTAGTACCATGGTACGAATACAAGACTTGGCACAAAGAACCAAGCTCCCTCTAAATTCTTGCTAGAAGACAAATATTTTTCATCATATGCTTGACCAGTGGCGGAGCTAAAAGTAAGGATAGTCCGAAACTATATTGTGCAAGTATAAAAAataattgtatatatataaactatTGAATCCTCTTAATCTAAGGGAAGCTTCTAGGTATAgcctttttgcatttttttgaaTCCCTTGTTAGCATCCCTGGCTACGCTATGTGCTTGACTATTTAGTGTATTGAGAAATTGAAAGGAAAGGTGATTTTAGTCATTCATCCTTTatactcaaaactcaatttcagaTACAATTGCCATAACACCTGCAAACACTTCATTTTCCATAATTTGGACAGCATGCCAAATGGTGATTTGGATGAGTTTTGAAATAATGCCGAATAACAAAACAGTCAATTTCTACTTACATTACACTTCAACAACATATCCATATTCACAAGTAATTTCTCCATAACCAATTAAATTCAACACGAACCGAAGAAACTTAACATAACAAGTAGCTAacctccaaatcgatgttcataGTTTCAGCAACGTGGCGCATAATGGAATGAATAAGCTTGCTCTTATTGTACCTTTCCTCACAACCCTGAATATCTTCCTCAGAAACCCTTCGCTTACTAAGATCAATATAACCTCTCTCATGGTCAACCCTAAGAACCATAACGGGCTCGATTCGGCCAACTTTAATGAGACTACTGATACTCCTAATTCGACGGCGAGAGAGCTCGGAGAAAAGGATCATTCCTTCAATGTTATTGTACTCGAGAAGGGAAACATAGGCGCCACTATCAGCCATGCTCTTAACCTGTATCATTACCGCTTGGTCCACCTCAGGATACTTGGCCTCGTACATTCGGCACTCTAGGTTCGGACTATTCGTCGCCATAATGTGGCGAGCGCCGAGCAGTactagggtttagggttttggtGAAGAAGAATCTGTGAAGTATGAATTGTCTCGTGATTCTAGCTGTTTTTGGTCTGTGGTAAGATTGTGAAAATGTATACTTATATGCATGAGTGATGTTATACACTACTTCATAAAATCCTTGAGTAAATAAGTATACATTAGAACAAAACTGAGTATATAAGTATGCATTAATggaaaaagtataatttttgTGATAGATTAATGTGGATTGTTGCATATTGACTTTTTTGTGGAAGTCAAGATAATTGGAAATTATGTGAACCTACTAAAATGAATGATCAAAGTTTAATTAGAGACCTTTTATCTTTGCAC
Encoded proteins:
- the LOC104106478 gene encoding eukaryotic translation initiation factor 2 subunit alpha homolog, giving the protein MATNSPNLECRMYEAKYPEVDQAVMIQVKSMADSGAYVSLLEYNNIEGMILFSELSRRRIRSISSLIKVGRIEPVMVLRVDHERGYIDLSKRRVSEEDIQGCEERYNKSKLIHSIMRHVAETMNIDLEDLYVHVGWPLYRKYGHAIEAFKLIVNDPDPILNSLTREIKETGPDGQEVTKVVPALSEKVKDVLVKNIRRRMTPQPLKIRADIEMKCFQFDGVIHIKEAMHKAEAAGNQDCPVKIKLVAPPVYVLNAQTLDKEQGIAVLSKAIAACTQEIERHKGKLTVKEAPRAVSEREDKLLAEQMAKLGRENEERSGDEDSEEEEDTGMGEIDLEKSGTGITD